DNA from Vitis vinifera cultivar Pinot Noir 40024 chromosome 19, ASM3070453v1:
TCATTTGGCACCATCACCAcagtttgaaaatgttgaaaacattGGTCATGTTGTGTCAAGTGAATGGACCCCATGGGGAAACACTCTTATGGGACATCCAACTGGAGAGTTCATAGTTGGACAAATCTTTAATTCCAAAGGAGATTTGCAACATGCTGTAAAGATGTACTCTATTAATTCGCACCAAGAGTATATCGTTTTGTCATCCACAAAGAAATTGTTGGTCCTAAGATGCAAGAAAGCTGAACAGTCTCAATGTGCTTGGAGACTACGTGCTACAGTTGTTAAAGGGACATCTTTATTTGAGATCAACAAATATAGTGGCCCACACACATGTGTCAATCCTTGCATGAACCAAGATCATCATCAGTTAGACTCAAACCTGATAGCCGCCCATATAGAGGGAATGATTAAGACACAATTCACACTTTCAGTGGCTGCCATTCAAGCAAGTGTTGTAGAAAGATTCGGGTACCATATCTCATACACTAAGGCTTCGAAAGGCAAGCGTAAAGCATTAACTAATTTGTTTGGTGATTTCTATAAATCATACGCTAAACTGCCACATTTTTTTGGTGCCTTAGAGCAAGCCAATCCAGGATGTGTTGTAATTTCTAAAACATTCCCAGGAAATATGCGAAATGAAGAGGTTTTTCACCGAGTCTTTTGGGCATTTCATCCTTCCATAGAGGGCTTCAAGCATTGTCGTCCTGTGTTAACTATTGATGGTACACACTTGTATGGGAAGTATAAGGGCACTGTAATGATTGCCATGGGCTGTGATGGAAATAATCAATTGTTTCCTCTTGCTTTTGCATTAACTGAGGGTGAAAATGTTGATAGTTGGGGATGGTTTTTGGCATGTATTAGAAATCGAGTAACTCAAAGGAGGGGTCTTTGTGTTATCTCTGATCGTCATCCGGGCATTATGGCTGCGTTTGCTAATGTTTATCTTGGTTGGTCTGAGCCAAATGCATATCATCGAATTTGTATGCGCCATCTTGCTAGCAACTTTATGACTCACTTTAAGGACAAATGCTTGAAACAACTTTTATGTAGAGCTGCCTTAGAAACTAAGGTAGAAAAATTCAACATGCATATGGAGACAATTGGGAGAATCAATCAAGACGCACTCAGTTGGTTGGAGGCTATTCCCTTTGAGAAATGGGCACTATCACATGATGGAGGTCGACGATATGGCATAATGACTACAAACATGTCAGAAGTGTTCAATAGTGTGCTTAAAGGGGCACGAAGTTTCCCTATCACCGCATTTGTTCAATTGACATTCTATCGAGTTAATAGTTACTTTGCTGTAAGAAGAGAACATGGTGCTAGTCGACTTGCTTCAGGTGAACAATACACTCCTTATGTTGATGCTAAGATTAATGCAAATGTTGTTAAGGCAGGTTCTCATGAGGTTGTTTTGTATGATCACTTCCAAGGAGTGTTTCATGTGAAGGCCAGTAGGGGTAGTAAAAAGACATCATCTGGTGGAAGAACACATCGTGTTAACCTACGTGAGCATGTATGCACATGTGGCAAAACACTCATATATGGATTCCCATGTAGTCATATTTTAGCGGCATGTCATTTTCGTTCAATTGATTTTAGATCATTTGTTCAACATTATTACACTATACAATCGTACTTTAGCACTTGGGCACCACTGTTTAACCCGATACACAATGAGTACGAGTGGCCACCATATGTTGGTCCAGTTATTGTGCCTGCAGATTCAATGAAACGTGTGTCAGGTGGACGACCTAAATCTACTCGTTTGCACAATGAAATGGATGTTAGAGAAGGTAAAAACTCAGTTACATGTGGTTTGTGCAAACAAAGTGGTCACAATCGTCGTTCTTGTCCAAATAAGAACATGGGTGCTGGGCCTTCATGATGGGTGCTAGGATTTGGATGTTGatattatgttatttgtattttggacAATACTTATGTTATAAGAGAGACTTTGCtgttaatttcaaaattgtaatatgaatattttgatgaatcaggttgtttgtattttggagaataccctatttataggggaGACTCTatcgaaattttgaatatttggaTGCGAACATCATATTATTACattgttttttcattattgtacttggatattgatattggttgtagatgaatattttgattaatcaggtttttttttattttggagaataccctatttataggggaTACTCTGccgaattttttaatatttggatgtgaactttagtgtttgataattttttttaaattattgtacttggatattgatattggttgcaaataaatattttgattaatcaggttatttgtattttggagaataccctatttataggggaTACTCTGccgaattttttaatatttggatgtgaactttagtgtttgataattttttttaaattattgtacttggatattgatattggttgcaaataaatattttgattaatcaggttatttatattttggagaataccctatttataggggaTACTCTGccgaattttttaatatttggatgtgaactttagtgtttgataattttttttaaattattgtacttggatattgatattggttgcaaataaatattttgattaatcaggttatttgtattttggagaataccctatttataggggaTACTCTGccgaattttttaatatttggatgtgaactttagtgtttgataattttttttaaattattgtacttggatattgatattggttgcaaataaatattttgattaatcaggttgtttgtattttggagaatgCCTTATTTATAGGGGATACTCTGccgaaatttttaaaaattggatgtgAACATTAatgtttgacaatttttttttaaattattgtacttgttggatattgatattggttgcaaataaatagtttaaattataatattaacattatgTTATTATGACAATATAGTAATGGAGCATAGAGAGGGCAGATTCGATCCAGATCCATTAGATCGCTCTATTTTAGCGCTACAGGACAGACATAGGTCTCAATTAGTGGATTCTGGTCaggtatatatgtatatataaatatagatgtATAGAAAAACATAATCATAAACCTTAATTAAGTTCTTATTTAATCGAAATGGTATCTTTTGTAGCTTAATCAGGTTTTGACATGTCGACAACGTTTATGGACATTCATGCGAGAGTGGGAGATGGACCCTCGTATTCGGCGATATGTGATGCAGTCTGGATTTTATGGTGTATATCGTGTCGGACACATTTCACTAGATTGGCCATTGATCACGAGTCTTGTTGAGCGATGGCGGCCCGAGACACACACATTTCATTTACCTATTGGAGAGATGACTGTTACTTTACAGGATGTAGCCATGATTCTTGGATTACGTATTCATGGGCCTCCTATCACTGGCACATGTGACATAGATTGGTCACTACTATGTTCTGAGCTTTTAGGTGTCGTCCCACCTCCATCTCAGATTAGAGGGTCATCTATATCAGCACGATGGTTGCGTGAGCAGTTCTCATATCCACCAGCAGGGGTCGATGATGTTATTTTACAGCGTTATGCGCGTGCTTTCATATTAGCACTATTGGGTGGAGCATTGTTCGCAGACAAGACTGGCACACATGTACAGTTATGTTACCTTCCACTGTTGAGAGACTTCACTGAGATTTCTCACTATAGTTGGGGCAGTGCAGTGTTGGCATACCTATATAGAGAGCTATGTCGTGCGAGTTTAGATAGTGCCACAGAGATTTCTGGACCTATCACACTATTACAGGTAATTCGACATAACtatctattataattaattgactCACATTATTGTTGTAAGTTGTCTAATTTTGATAATGTTATCTGATTTTGTAGTTGTGGTCATGGGAGAGACTTCATGTGGGTCGACCTGATTTTGGTCGTCCTCCAGTGCCTATAGTAGTCCCACATGTACATGATGATGTAGTTGatggtttacatgatcatctaTTGCCAGATGAGGCACTCCCAATCGATCCATTGGGCCATAGGTGGAGAGTACCCCTGTCTTGGTCTCATAACCCATCACCACATGTGTTGACATTCTATCGAGATCAATTGGATGCCCAGACACAGGATCAGGTAAAGTGTAGATGCGTAAGATTACCTTTGCAATATTTTCCACCAATgtgactaattatttttaaaaaaaattacaggtATTATGGGAACCATATACAGCAGATTTGATTGCACATCTTCCGGCTATATGTCAGGCTGATGAAGAAATTTGGCGAACTATGTCACCTCTAATTTGCTTTGATATTATTGAGTGGCATAGACCAGAGCGAGTTTTACGCCAGTTTCATATGCAACAAGGGATACCTCCACCTTGTTTGATAGATATGGAGCTACATTTAGTGGATAGGCGAGGACGACATCAGTACGATTGGGTCACATTCCATGCTCAGTATATTTCTCTTTGGGCTACTCGTTCTGAGCGTATTGCGACAGCACCACTTGCGATTACTACCATGTCTTTTTATGATCCATATATGCAGTGGTATCGACGTATCACGCGACGCCTGATCGCACCTGTTTTGCATAGAGATCATATGAGGTTCCATAGTACAGCTTCTGCCACTGAGTTATTGGTGAGAACATTTGAGatacaaaaccattttttaatgaatgttaaacttaaattatgtgCAAATGtctcatgttttattttcttatacagATCACCGCCGTATCACAGATGGCTATTTCAAATGATTTGGAGGAAACTCACCGAATTGCTATTGATGTTTTACGTGCTATAGGAGAGGACCATCGCCTACACTCGACACATGAGCCATCCACATCTTCAGGGTCATCCATGAGACCACCATCATTGATTACGCCTGTTAGGGTACCACCCATTAGAGGTCGGGGGAGAGGTGGTCGTCGAGCTGGTCACCGACATGTACCTTTGGCATCTACTTTGGTACAACCCTCACATCCACCAGTCACATCTACCTTTCCTTTATTTCAGCCATCTGCATCATTAGAGTCGCCACTTTCTCCCCTTGATGTATCCATACCAGCCTATTCACCTCGACCCGAGACTACCATACCATCTACCCTTACCCCTGTTCAGCCATCTATATCATTAGATGCACCCCCACCTATTGCAGAGTCTATTGCACCCCCACCTGTTACAGAGTCTATTGCACCTCCACCTGTTACAGAGTCCATTGCACCTCTACCTTTTCTTCAGGGGATAGCTCATGCTGCACGATTACATGTACGGGTACCTAGAGGACATCGAGCTCCACGTGTACGTCGAGTTCTACCTCCATCAGTTCCATCTATCTCGACAGCTCATGTAGATGACGTGTCACAGTCTATAGAGATGGAGACTTTTCAGATAGCACAGATGGATACAACAAATATGGCCATCTACCGTAGATGTTCACAACGAAAGAGAAAGATTCCATCATGTGGGACACATTGAGatcttttttcatgtttgtagAACTATTATACTTTGGTTTATACATTTAAGGTTATATAAAGTGTTAATTCAAATTAGTTATGTTATGTTTTTCACATGTTTCcttgataatttaaacaaataaaactcaaatgcatcctaaagtctaaatgaaagaaattctaactaaataaattattacaaccattacctatttttctttcatataattaaaaaattatacattttaaccaagacataagttcaaatcatacttaataataaataacctaaaatcataatcattggcattaattttcatatgaaaatataaaattttaaaataatataaacaatttctttagttattttaaaattttaaaataatatgaataaataattttctttagttcatatgtgaaaatatttgtaaaacaaataaatattttatttactatatatatatataaatttttatgggaatgcatgtagaccaaattattttctcaaattttcaaggaaaatatgaaaaaataaagataatatatatatatttaaaacagtcgtaacaaaaaaatttgtgaaaagcaAAGTTCTAAAATCCCATACTTTTTTATACATGAGttccccttaaaaatatttgtgaaaattacaacataattgtaattttgataaaaaaaatattttaaaaataatattaaaattacaacaccattaaaatattgaaaataattgtaaaaccacaattactaaatgtggttttatggttgttttgataaaaaatatttttaaaataatattaaaattacaatactatgaaaaataattgtaaaaccacagttagtaactgtggttttaaaggaaattgtaaaaccacagtttgtaaaTGTGGTTTTAAGGCTacgattgaaaataattgtaaaaccacagttagaaactgtggttttatggttgttttgataaaaaaatatttttaaaataatattaaaattagaataCTATTAAAATAGGtgtgtattaaaaataattataaaaccacagttagtaactgtggtttaaaggaaaattgtaaaaccacagtttgtaactgtggttttaagtaaacttcttttaaaaccgcagttagtaactgtggttctaggagaaattataaaaccacagtttgtaactgtggttttaagtaaacttcttttaaaaccgcagttagtaactgtggttctaggagaaattataaaaccacagtttgtaactgtggttttaaggaaatttctgtaagttttaaaaccacagtcaccaacggtggttttttacacttaaaatCCATGTGGCTGCTTACGTGGACAAAGAAgactactttgacaaatattttcaaatgtatactattcttatcatttttttttacaaatatattattttggtcttaaactctCTTTTTGTCCATGACACTTTCTATATTCagagtttaagaccaaaataatatatttgtaaaaaaaaatgataagaatagtatacatttgaaaatatttgtcaaagtagtcTTCTTTGTCCACGTAAGCAGCCACATGGattttaagtgtaaaaaaccaccgttggtgactgtggttttaaaacttacagaaatttccttaaaaccacagttacaaactgtggttttataatttctcctagaaccacagttactaactgcggttttaaaagaagtttacttaaaaccacagttacaaactgtggttttataatttctcctagaaccacagttactaactgcggttttaaaagaagtttacttaaaaccacagttacaaactgtggttttacaattttcctttaaaccacagttactaactgtggttttataattatttttaatacacaCCTATTTTAATAGtattctaattttaatattattttaaaaatatttttttatcaaaacaaccataaaaccacagtttctaactgtggttttacaattattttcaatcgtAGCCTTAAAACCACAtttacaaactgtggttttacaatttcctttaaaaccacagttactaactgtggttttacaattatttttcatagtattgtaattttaatattattttaaaaatattttttatcaaaacaaccataaaaccacatttagtaattgtggttttacaattattttcaatattttaatggtgttgtaattttaatattatttttaaaatattttttttatcaaaattacaattatgttgtaattttcacaaatatttttaaggggaaCTCATGTATAAAAAAGTATGGGATTTTAGAACTTtgcttttcacaaatttttttgttacgactgttttaaatatatatatattatctttattttttcatattttccttgaaaatttgagaaaataatttggtctacatgcattcccataaaaatttatatatatatatagtaaataaaatatttatttgttttacaaatattttcacatatgaactaaagaaaattatttattcatattattttaaaattttaaaataactaaagaaattgtttatattattttaaaattttatattttcatatgaaaattaatgccaatgattatgattttaggttatttattattaagtatgatttgaacttatgtcttggttaaaatgtataattttttaattatatgaaagaaaaataggtaatggttgtaataatttatttagttagaatttctttcatttagactttaggatgcatttgagttttatttgtttaaattatcaagGAAACATGTGAAAAACATAACATAACTAATTTGAATTAACACTTTATATAACCTTAAATGTATAAACCAAAGTATAATAGTTctacaaacatgaaaaaagatCTCAATGTGTCCCACATGATGGAATCTTTCTCTTTCGTTGTGAACATCTACGGTAGATGGCCATATTTGTTGTATCCATCTGTGCTATCTGAAAAGTCTCCATCTCTATAGACTGTGACACGTCATCTACATGAGCTGTCGAGATAGATGGAACTGATGGAGGTAGAACTCGACGTACACGTGGAGCTCGATGTCCTCTAGGTACCCGTACATGTAATCGTGCAGCATGAGCTATCCCCTGAAGAAAAGGTAGAGGTGCAATGGACTCTGTAACAGGTGGAGGTGCAATAGACTCTGTAACAGGTGGGGGTGCAATAGACTCTGCAATAGGTGGGGGTGCATCTAATGATATAGATGGCTGAACAGGGGTAAGGGTAGATGGTATGGTAGTCTCGGGTCGAGGTGAATAGGCTGGTATGGATACATCAGGGGGAGAAAGTGGCGACTCTAATGATGCAGATGGCTGAAATAAAGGAAAGGTAGATGTGACTGGTGGATGTGAGGGTTGTACCAAAGTAGATGCCAAAGGTACATGTCGGTGACCAGCTCGACGACCACCTCTCCCCCGACCTCTAATGGGTGGTACCCTAACAGGCGTAATCAATGATGGTGGTCTCATGGATGACCCTGAAGATGTGGATGGCTCATGTGTCGAGTGTAGGCGATGGTCCTCTCCTATAGCACGTAAAACATCAATAGCAATTCGGTGAGTTTCCTCCAAATCATTTGAAATAGCCATCTGTGATACGGCGGTGATctgtataagaaaataaaacatgagaCATTTGcacataatttaagtttaacattcattaaaaaatggttttgtatCTCAAATGTTCTCACCAATAACTCAGTGGCAGAAGCTGTACTATGGAACCTCATATGATCTCTATGCAAAACAGGTGCGATCAGGCGTCGCGTGATACGTCGATACCACTGCATATATGGATCATAAAAAGACATGGTAGTAATCGCAAGTGGTGCTGTCGCAATACGCTCAGAACGAGTAGCCCAAAGAGAAATATACTGAGCATGGAATGTGACCCAATCGTACTGATGTCGTCCTCGCCTATCCACTAAATGTAGCTCCATATCTATCAAACAAGGTGGAGGTATCCCTTGTTGCATATGAAACTGGCGTAAAACTCGCTCTGGTCTATGCCACTCAATAATATCAAAGCAAATTAGAGGTGACATAGTTCGCCAAATTTCTTCATCAGCCTGACATATAGCCGGAAGATGTGCAATCAAATCTGCTGTATATGGTTCCCATAATacctgtaattttttttaaaaataattagtcacATTGGTGGAAAATATTGCAAAGGTAATCTTACGCATCTACACTTTACCTGATCCTGTGTCTGGGCATCCAATTGATCTCGATAGAATGTCAACACATGTGGTGATGGGTTATGAGACCAAGACAGGGGTACTCTCCACCTATGGCCCAATGGATCGATTGGGAGTGCCTCATCTGGCAAtagatgatcatgtaaaccatCAACTACATCATCATGTACATGTGGGACTACTATAGGCACTGGAGGACGACCAAAATCAGGTCGACCCACATGAAGTCTCTCCCATGACCACAACTACAAAATCAGATAACATTATCAAAATTAGACAACTTACAACAATAATGTGagtcaattaattataatagataGTTATGTCGAATTACCTGTAATAGTGTGATAGGTCCAGAAATCTCTGTGGCACTATCTAAACTCGCACGACATAGCTCTCTATATAGGTATGCCAACACTGCACTGCCCCAACTATAGTGAGAAATCTCAGTGAAGTCTCTCAACAGTGGAAGGTAACATAACTGTACATGTGTGCCAGTCTTGTCTGCGAACAATGCTCCACCCAATAGT
Protein-coding regions in this window:
- the LOC132253329 gene encoding uncharacterized protein LOC132253329, with the protein product MVRTQTDVDYVGDRVVVEPIDVPLGTTYEQLLEMIYSVTDINKEHFRLILSCKYPMKKGNKFQPCPVKNDSGVARMLEMHNRFGMDEVELFVEQVPIDLQMNSPLGNCMPLLLGENDGTSNVQNPFTVEHRSEEDEEEEEGTQCDDDSVGAEDIHNDDNQDREGSSPFLAVREAIEREQMRYVAVDGEGCNLSNNPDTEDLFENVENIGHVVSSEWTPWGNTLMGHPTGEFIVGQIFNSKGDLQHAVKMYSINSHQEYIVLSSTKKLLVLRCKKAEQSQCAWRLRATVVKGTSLFEINKYSGPHTCVNPCMNQDHHQLDSNLIAAHIEGMIKTQFTLSVAAIQASVVERFGYHISYTKASKGKRKALTNLFGDFYKSYAKLPHFFGALEQANPGCVVISKTFPGNMRNEEVFHRVFWAFHPSIEGFKHCRPVLTIDGTHLYGKYKGTVMIAMGCDGNNQLFPLAFALTEGENVDSWGWFLACIRNRVTQRRGLCVISDRHPGIMAAFANVYLGWSEPNAYHRICMRHLASNFMTHFKDKCLKQLLCRAALETKVEKFNMHMETIGRINQDALSWLEAIPFEKWALSHDGGRRYGIMTTNMSEVFNSVLKGARSFPITAFVQLTFYRVNSYFAVRREHGASRLASGEQYTPYVDAKINANVVKAGSHEVVLYDHFQGVFHVKASRGSKKTSSGGRTHRVNLREHVCTCGKTLIYGFPCSHILAACHFRSIDFRSFVQHYYTIQSYFSTWAPLFNPIHNEYEWPPYVGPVIVPADSMKRVSGGRPKSTRLHNEMDVREGKNSVTCGLCKQSGHNRRSCPNKNMGAGPS